The Solidesulfovibrio carbinolicus region GAAACGAGGGGCAAAAGGAATTTCTTCCTGGAGTTTGAATTTTCAGCGTTGAGCCGCAGGCGAATATCTATTCAGTGCCCGTGATAGCTTCATCACCAGAAGGCATTGAAAATGACTCTTTTTTACCGACTGAATCAACAGATTTATTTTGAGGCTGATTTGTTTTTCTAGATTGCAATAGATTGCGAAAATTGCCATCTTTTGGCTGTAATAGTTTGCGAAGATGTCCATTAAACGTGGAGTAAGCCAAACTTATTTTTCCATCTTTCACCAATTTGTCGTATATATGTTTGTTTGCGTACCCTTTTTTGT contains the following coding sequences:
- a CDS encoding TraK family protein, whose amino-acid sequence is MPKARRIDRCMGRVEFRACEDEILDMHKKGYANKHIYDKLVKDGKISLAYSTFNGHLRKLLQPKDGNFRNLLQSRKTNQPQNKSVDSVGKKESFSMPSGDEAITGTE